One Serinus canaria isolate serCan28SL12 chromosome Z, serCan2020, whole genome shotgun sequence DNA window includes the following coding sequences:
- the AK6 gene encoding adenylate kinase isoenzyme 6: MRRPNLLITGTPGVGKTTLGKELASRAGLSYVNVGDLAKEGELYEGFDEEYDCPILDEDRVVDELEARMSEGGVIVDYHGCDFFPERWFHIVFVLRTDNSCLYDRLQSRGYTGKKLQDNIQCEIFQTLYEEAVLSYKKEIVHQLPSNTPEDLERNLDQIMQWIEQWMKDNN; encoded by the exons ATGAGGCGGCCTAACCTGCTGATCACCG GCACGCCGGGAGTTGGGAAAACCAcgctgggaaaggagctggcctccagagctgggctgagctaCGTCAACGTGGGGGACCTGGCCAAGGAag gagagctctATGAAGGCTTTGATGAGGAGTATGACTGCCCCATCTTGGATGAGGACAGG GTGGTGGATGAGCTGGAGGCCAGGATGAGCGAGGGAGGGGTGATTGTGGATTACCACGGCTGCGACTTCTTCCCCGAGCGCTGGTTCCACATCGTGTTCGTGCTGCGCACAGACAACTCCTGTCTGTATgacaggctgcagagcag GGGCTACACAGGGAAGAAGCTGCAGGACAACATTCAGTGCGAAATTTTTCAGACTCTGTATGAGGAAGCTGTGTTATCctataaaaaggaaattgtaCACCAGTTACCCAGCAACACTCCAGAGGACCTAGAGAGAAATTTGGATCAGATTATGCAATGGATTGAGCAATGGATGAAGGACAACAACTGA
- the CCDC125 gene encoding coiled-coil domain-containing protein 125 isoform X1, which translates to MEEAEEDDMTCGDLGNGLGRRPGGVYEGENVHHSYSVRSRKGSGKTCNSLLSAKVAEESDAASLPAPKRNSFYDGSLNKPASSSTRQNSCEPNMEVTNEELKQQLQEALEELEILKVELEASQRQLEGKDEALRILQSMAVFDKATSHTKAMLQKTEEEKRTLEKEINILQWEIEFDQDRFKNIEDTWTEKYDRIYCENAALKEALKLRTEEVKTLKAENAILNQQCLEFLAMLDVKQQKVFQENMLNKSDITDFTGLELAVLGACTCSPAEGQPCPCARVAALTRKQLLHLKQEMESVKKSKEEAYVLADAFRIAFEQQLQQRQEQVLRLAEVLPVKKESRFASWRRLRGAEHIKLEGSKNSLGQKLSSLLLSEGDCRKVGELDSAHEILRMLIDLVNDKEEALAHQRKVSYMLARAAEAGPAQAGGHTAGWCRSPGRCRSLGRLGAQHSPAAPAPSRARLPLMGAAAMPPRPRSWPSGMAEGLCVLSL; encoded by the exons ATGGAGGAGGCAGAAGAGGATGACATGACATGTGGAGACCTGGGAAACGGATTAGGGAGAAGACCGGGAGGTGTTTATGAAGGGGAAAACGTACACCATTCCTATTCAGTTAGATCTAGGAAGGGATCTGGAAAGACTTGTAATTCCCTCTTGTCAGCAAAGGTAGCAGAAGAAAGCGATGCTGCATCTCTTCCTGCTCCAAAACGAAACAGCTTTTACGACGGATCACTCAACAAACCTGCCTCTAGTTCCACACGGCAGAATAGCTGTG AACCTAATATGGAAGTGACAAATGAGGAACTGAAGCAACAACTTCAGGAAGCCCTGGAG GAACTTGAAATTCTGAAAGTTGAGCTTGAAGCATCTCAAAGACAGCTTGAAGGAAAAGATGAAGCCCTAAGAATCCTGCAGAGCATG GCTGTGTTTGATAAAGCCACGAGCCATACAAAAGCAATGCTTCAGaaaactgaggaagaaaagaggactCTAGAGAAG gaaataaatattttgcagtggGAAATTGAATTTGATCAGGACAGATTTAAAAACATAGAAGACACCTGGACAGAAAAATATGACAG GATATACTGTGAAAATGCAGCTCTTAAGGAAGCATTGAAACTGAGGACAGAAGAAGTTAAAACACTTAAGGCTGAAAATGCAA tcTTGAACCAGCAGTGCTTGGAATTCCTTGCAATGCTAGATGTGAAACAACAGAAAGTTTTTCAGGAGAACATGTTGAACAAAAGTGACATCACTGATTTCACAGGTCTTGAG ctggcagtgctgggagcctgcacctgcagtcctgctgaggggcagccctgcccctgtgccagagTGGCAGCTCTCACTCGGAAGCAGCTCCTTCATCTCAAGCAAGAG ATGGAGAGTGTGAAGAAGAGCAAGGAAGAAGCGTACGTGCTGGCAGATGCCTTCAGAATTGCgtttgagcagcagctgcagcagaggcaggagcaggtccTGAGGCTGGCAGAAGTGCTCCCTGTGAAGAAGGAGAGCAGATTTGCAAGCTGGAGACGCCTGCGGGGTGCTG AGCACATCAAGCTGGAGGGCAGCAAGAACAGCCTGGGGCAGAAGCTGTCCAGCCTGCTGTTGTCAGAGGGGGACTGCAGGAAGGTGGGGGAGCTGGACAGCGCCCACGAGATCCTGAGGATGCTGATCGATCTG GTGAACGACAAGGAGGAGGCCCTGGCGCACCAGCGCAAGGTCAGCTACATGCTGGCCCGGGCGGCGGAGGCCGGGCCGGCCCAGGCTGGGGGGCACACGGCAGGATGGTGTCGCAGCCCCGGACGGTGTCGGAGCCTCGGAAGGCTCGGAGCCCAGCACTCCCCGGCCGCCCCTGCCCCGAGCCGTGCCCGGCTGCCCCTCATGGGAGCGGCGGCCATGCCGCCCAGGCCGCGCTCCTGGCCCTCAGGCATGGCtgaggggctgtgtgtgctctcACTCTAG
- the CCDC125 gene encoding coiled-coil domain-containing protein 125 isoform X2, with amino-acid sequence MEEAEEDDMTCGDLGNGLGRRPGGVYEGENVHHSYSVRSRKGSGKTCNSLLSAKVAEESDAASLPAPKRNSFYDGSLNKPASSSTRQNSCEPNMEVTNEELKQQLQEALEELEILKVELEASQRQLEGKDEALRILQSMAVFDKATSHTKAMLQKTEEEKRTLEKEINILQWEIEFDQDRFKNIEDTWTEKYDRIYCENAALKEALKLRTEEVKTLKAENAILNQQCLEFLAMLDVKQQKVFQENMLNKSDITDFTGLEMESVKKSKEEAYVLADAFRIAFEQQLQQRQEQVLRLAEVLPVKKESRFASWRRLRGAEHIKLEGSKNSLGQKLSSLLLSEGDCRKVGELDSAHEILRMLIDLVNDKEEALAHQRKVSYMLARAAEAGPAQAGGHTAGWCRSPGRCRSLGRLGAQHSPAAPAPSRARLPLMGAAAMPPRPRSWPSGMAEGLCVLSL; translated from the exons ATGGAGGAGGCAGAAGAGGATGACATGACATGTGGAGACCTGGGAAACGGATTAGGGAGAAGACCGGGAGGTGTTTATGAAGGGGAAAACGTACACCATTCCTATTCAGTTAGATCTAGGAAGGGATCTGGAAAGACTTGTAATTCCCTCTTGTCAGCAAAGGTAGCAGAAGAAAGCGATGCTGCATCTCTTCCTGCTCCAAAACGAAACAGCTTTTACGACGGATCACTCAACAAACCTGCCTCTAGTTCCACACGGCAGAATAGCTGTG AACCTAATATGGAAGTGACAAATGAGGAACTGAAGCAACAACTTCAGGAAGCCCTGGAG GAACTTGAAATTCTGAAAGTTGAGCTTGAAGCATCTCAAAGACAGCTTGAAGGAAAAGATGAAGCCCTAAGAATCCTGCAGAGCATG GCTGTGTTTGATAAAGCCACGAGCCATACAAAAGCAATGCTTCAGaaaactgaggaagaaaagaggactCTAGAGAAG gaaataaatattttgcagtggGAAATTGAATTTGATCAGGACAGATTTAAAAACATAGAAGACACCTGGACAGAAAAATATGACAG GATATACTGTGAAAATGCAGCTCTTAAGGAAGCATTGAAACTGAGGACAGAAGAAGTTAAAACACTTAAGGCTGAAAATGCAA tcTTGAACCAGCAGTGCTTGGAATTCCTTGCAATGCTAGATGTGAAACAACAGAAAGTTTTTCAGGAGAACATGTTGAACAAAAGTGACATCACTGATTTCACAGGTCTTGAG ATGGAGAGTGTGAAGAAGAGCAAGGAAGAAGCGTACGTGCTGGCAGATGCCTTCAGAATTGCgtttgagcagcagctgcagcagaggcaggagcaggtccTGAGGCTGGCAGAAGTGCTCCCTGTGAAGAAGGAGAGCAGATTTGCAAGCTGGAGACGCCTGCGGGGTGCTG AGCACATCAAGCTGGAGGGCAGCAAGAACAGCCTGGGGCAGAAGCTGTCCAGCCTGCTGTTGTCAGAGGGGGACTGCAGGAAGGTGGGGGAGCTGGACAGCGCCCACGAGATCCTGAGGATGCTGATCGATCTG GTGAACGACAAGGAGGAGGCCCTGGCGCACCAGCGCAAGGTCAGCTACATGCTGGCCCGGGCGGCGGAGGCCGGGCCGGCCCAGGCTGGGGGGCACACGGCAGGATGGTGTCGCAGCCCCGGACGGTGTCGGAGCCTCGGAAGGCTCGGAGCCCAGCACTCCCCGGCCGCCCCTGCCCCGAGCCGTGCCCGGCTGCCCCTCATGGGAGCGGCGGCCATGCCGCCCAGGCCGCGCTCCTGGCCCTCAGGCATGGCtgaggggctgtgtgtgctctcACTCTAG
- the CCDC125 gene encoding coiled-coil domain-containing protein 125 isoform X3: MEVTNEELKQQLQEALEELEILKVELEASQRQLEGKDEALRILQSMAVFDKATSHTKAMLQKTEEEKRTLEKEINILQWEIEFDQDRFKNIEDTWTEKYDRIYCENAALKEALKLRTEEVKTLKAENAILNQQCLEFLAMLDVKQQKVFQENMLNKSDITDFTGLELAVLGACTCSPAEGQPCPCARVAALTRKQLLHLKQEMESVKKSKEEAYVLADAFRIAFEQQLQQRQEQVLRLAEVLPVKKESRFASWRRLRGAEHIKLEGSKNSLGQKLSSLLLSEGDCRKVGELDSAHEILRMLIDLVNDKEEALAHQRKVSYMLARAAEAGPAQAGGHTAGWCRSPGRCRSLGRLGAQHSPAAPAPSRARLPLMGAAAMPPRPRSWPSGMAEGLCVLSL, translated from the exons ATGGAAGTGACAAATGAGGAACTGAAGCAACAACTTCAGGAAGCCCTGGAG GAACTTGAAATTCTGAAAGTTGAGCTTGAAGCATCTCAAAGACAGCTTGAAGGAAAAGATGAAGCCCTAAGAATCCTGCAGAGCATG GCTGTGTTTGATAAAGCCACGAGCCATACAAAAGCAATGCTTCAGaaaactgaggaagaaaagaggactCTAGAGAAG gaaataaatattttgcagtggGAAATTGAATTTGATCAGGACAGATTTAAAAACATAGAAGACACCTGGACAGAAAAATATGACAG GATATACTGTGAAAATGCAGCTCTTAAGGAAGCATTGAAACTGAGGACAGAAGAAGTTAAAACACTTAAGGCTGAAAATGCAA tcTTGAACCAGCAGTGCTTGGAATTCCTTGCAATGCTAGATGTGAAACAACAGAAAGTTTTTCAGGAGAACATGTTGAACAAAAGTGACATCACTGATTTCACAGGTCTTGAG ctggcagtgctgggagcctgcacctgcagtcctgctgaggggcagccctgcccctgtgccagagTGGCAGCTCTCACTCGGAAGCAGCTCCTTCATCTCAAGCAAGAG ATGGAGAGTGTGAAGAAGAGCAAGGAAGAAGCGTACGTGCTGGCAGATGCCTTCAGAATTGCgtttgagcagcagctgcagcagaggcaggagcaggtccTGAGGCTGGCAGAAGTGCTCCCTGTGAAGAAGGAGAGCAGATTTGCAAGCTGGAGACGCCTGCGGGGTGCTG AGCACATCAAGCTGGAGGGCAGCAAGAACAGCCTGGGGCAGAAGCTGTCCAGCCTGCTGTTGTCAGAGGGGGACTGCAGGAAGGTGGGGGAGCTGGACAGCGCCCACGAGATCCTGAGGATGCTGATCGATCTG GTGAACGACAAGGAGGAGGCCCTGGCGCACCAGCGCAAGGTCAGCTACATGCTGGCCCGGGCGGCGGAGGCCGGGCCGGCCCAGGCTGGGGGGCACACGGCAGGATGGTGTCGCAGCCCCGGACGGTGTCGGAGCCTCGGAAGGCTCGGAGCCCAGCACTCCCCGGCCGCCCCTGCCCCGAGCCGTGCCCGGCTGCCCCTCATGGGAGCGGCGGCCATGCCGCCCAGGCCGCGCTCCTGGCCCTCAGGCATGGCtgaggggctgtgtgtgctctcACTCTAG
- the ZFYVE16 gene encoding zinc finger FYVE domain-containing protein 16 → MDSYFKAAVCDLDKLLDEFEQNTDECECFRTPQNPCDSKLSSVPDCLEHAHPTAELPEDPAGCPAPEESSPCAPAGRSDVLSFSPPKEKGVAGPDLLSSVDSSSLNEVQALNLGRCSVPVCDLISDTASLIPSVAAPEEAQELQPDEFQGSQGPAGCGVSCVPTPVCVTSPGCSGAASTQQSDGDLVLQDSGHLTTEQMNDVALKPESYAAGTVLGLCDDQHRTETVKCNEVLDQPGQTAALDPECVTVTSQSWNAHGPKDEEACEKLPFETQDDNACSAASKEVYGGNAIGKVDPNSGGNADSMPSDLPKRRPLSNSNATVPGNCVLPGSSCQIGTEVELEKKGTEENVDSEELNRSEIPSSVSGSCMSAEDVQTSLSCLSLPVSMCGSLVVTEEKVNPLPQNAVAEVISDTVTVHAGESKTHLPGRESCESTSWHEEEDVAEISESMAEESGDGEKYNTENVIDDSDSQQIEAFASAFLDLGAEPYGVGVDTFYDESMSSIMADFSIEEDVIKSDILISDAELDDFLYGQSLQSSVLKSSDNDGNLVEADADGGTLTDLSNLDFTEINEELMQTKLEEITSINSNPKASIPDNEVEAAAEVSISQSQGVTESGSGALASDICIKGARPKQLLDLSHGTAGQKQLSGADVLERENQECGSVSPEAPLSDSSVNVGNTDPGESSSEAGGSQTSESAEPHKAPAALSWKQPLWVPDSEAPNCMSCQVKFTFTKRRHHCRACGKVFCGSCCKRKCKLQYMEKEARVCNGCYDDINKAQAFERMMSPTDPVPNSSVSSERSSAVPPVEEAQILGGASCPSPSALLPISALKQPGPEGLCPREQKRVWFADGILPNGEVADTAKLSSGAKRSQDSSPENADLPETPAANPEEDDLVTDVNQKLKEEIDEMTRMEELHPCVPSDGAQQAVPGQGEATPSYSSVPPGAEESSPAAAEKSSPSSVGQSPQAVPVSASSYRALCGVEKWVRRDISLLPDGDQLPPLLLALGENGKDLLVEEHPFHQKVTLLLGEGGPNPLTFILNANLLVNVKLITYSSEKCWCFSTNGLHGLGQAEIVILLQRLPDEDVFPSEIFKLFLDIYKDAMKGRFIRNMENITFTENFLSNKEHGGFLFVSPTFQKFDDQILPDNPFLYGILIHKLEIPWAKVFPIRLMLRLGAEYGAYPAPVVSVRHRKPLFGDIGRTIMNLLVDLRNYQYTLHTIDNLFVHVEMGRSCIKIPLRKHNEVMKVINSSNEHVISIGASFNTEADSHLVCVQNKQGLYHTQAISATGQPRKVTGASFVVFNGALKASSGFLAKSSIVEDGLMVQITRETMEGLRQALRDKQDFRITCGEVEAGHVREHVDICWVENEEEANKGIVSPVDGNSMEGTRSEKAPQYRDFEREGKVMKCTEVYHFAEGRGPSSAVPHQFAKEIAIACSTALHPHIKALKNNGMNKIGLRVSIDSDMVEYLAGSGGHLLPQNYLKDLDSALIPVILGGMSDPTALPLKMELVFFIIEHLSG, encoded by the exons ATGGACAGTTACTTTAAAGCTGCAGTCTGTGACTTGGACAAACTGCTTGATGAATTTGAGCAGAATACAG ATGAATGTGAGTGCTTCAGAACACCTCAGAATCCATGCGACTCAAAGCTCTCTTCAGTCCCAGATTGCCTAGAGCATGCacaccccacagcagagctgccagaggaTCCTGCTGGATGTCCTGCCCCAGAGGagagctctccctgtgcccctgcaggCAGAAGTGATGTGCTCAGCTTCTCACCACCCAAAGAGAAGGGTGTTGCTGGACCTGACCTCTTGTCCTCTGTGGACAGTAGTTCCCTAAATGAGGTTCAGGCTTTGAACCTGGGAAGGTGTAGTGTGCCTGTGTGTGATCTTATCAGTGACACAGCGAGTTTAATCCCCTCAGTGGCTGCTCCAGAAgaggctcaggagctgcagccgGATGAgttccagggcagccaggggcCCGCTGGCTGTGGCGTGTCTTGTGTCCCCACTCCTGTTTGTGTAACTTCACCTGGCTGCAGCGGCgctgccagcacacagcagagtgATGGGGACTTGGTGTTACAAGATTCAGGGCATCTTACAACAGAACAAATGAATGATGTAGCTTTAAAACCAGAGAGTTACGCTGCAGGAACAGTCCTGGGTCTGTGTGACGACCAACACAGGACAGAAACTGTAAAGTGCAATGAAGTACTCGACCAGCCTGGACAAACTGCTGCCCTGGATCCTGAATGTGTCACTGTAACATCACAGAGTTGGAATGCACACGGTCCCAAAGATGAGGAGGCCTGTGAAAAACTGCCTTTTGAAACACAAGATGACAATGCATGCTCTGCAGCAAGCAAAGAAGTGTACGGAGGAAATGCCATAGGAAAGGTAGACCCAAACAGTGGGGGTAATGCTGATTCCATGCCTTCAGATCTGCCAAAGAGGCGTCCCCTGAGCAACAGCAATGCAACCGTACCTGGAAATTGTGTCTTACCAGGCTCCTCGTGTCAAATAGGAACTGAAGTAGAATTGGAAAAGAAAGGCACAGAAGAGAATGTAGATAGTGAAGAACTTAATAGGAGTGAGATACCAAGCAGTGTTTCCGGTTCATGTATGTCAGCTGAGGATGTCCAGACATCTCTGTCTTGTCTTTCCCTTCCTGTGTCCATGTGTGGTTCATTAGTTGTAACAGAAGAAAAGGTTAATCCTCTACCTCAAAATGCAGTGGCGGAGGTTATTAGTGATACTGTAACTGTTCATGCTGGAGAGTCTAAAACTCATCTCCCTGGCAGGGAATCCTGTGAAAGTACTAGCTGGCATGAGGAAGAAGATGTAGCTGAAATCAGTGAAAGTATGGCAGAAGAAAGTGGAGATGGAGAGAAGTACAATACTGAGAATGTAATTGATGATAGTGATTCTCAGCAAATCGaagcttttgcttctgctttcctAGACCTTGGAGCTGAGCCATACGGTGTTGGTGTAGACACTTTTTATGATGAGAGCATGAGCTCTATTATGGCTGACTTTAGTATTGAGGAAGATGTTATTAAAAGTGATATTCTGATAAGTGATGCTGAGCTTGATGATTTCTTGTATGGACAAAGTCTGCAGTCCAGTGTGTTGAAGTCTTCAGACAATGATGGTAACTTGGTGGAAGCTGATGCAGATGGAGGGACTTTAACAGATCTGAGCAACCTGGATTTCACAGAGATTAATGAAGAGCTTATGCAAACAAAACTGGAGGAGATAACAAGCATTAATAGTAACCCTAAAGCATCTATTCCTGACAATGAagtggaagctgcagcagaggtcAGCATATCTCAAAGCCAAGGCGTGACTGAGAGTGGCAGTGGAGCTCTGGCTTCTGATATTTGTATTAAAGGTGCAAGACCAAAGCAGTTACTTGACCTTTCCCACGGGACTGCTGGTCAGAAACAACTGAGTGGAGCAGATGTACTTGAAAGAGAAAACCAGGAATGTGGTTCTGTTAGCCCAGAAGCTCCCCTCTCAGACTCCAGTGTAAATGTTGGTAATACAGACCCtggggaaagcagctctgaggctggAGGAAGTCAAACATCTGAAAGTGCTGAGCCACATaaagcacctgcagctctgtcatGGAAGCAGCCCCTGTGGGTCCCAGACTCAGAGGCACCCAACTGCATGAGCTGCCAGGTCAAGTTCACCTTCACAAAGAGACGACACCACTGCCGAGCCTGTGGGAAG GTTTTTTGTGGTAGCTGTTGCAAACGAAAATGCAAACTGCAGTACATGGAGAAGGAAGCAAGAGTCTGCAATGGCTGTTATGATGATATTAATAAAG CACAGGCATTTGAAAGAATGATGAGTCCAACTGATCCTGTCCCCAATTCCAGTGTCTCCTCTGAGCGTTCTTCCGCTGTTCCACCTGTAGAGGAGGCCCAGATACTCGGGGGTGCCAGCTGTCCTTCACCATCTGCACTGTTGCCTATCTCAGCACTTAAACAACCTGGTCCCGAAG ggctgtgccccagagAGCAGAAGAGGGTTTGGTTTGCAGATGGTATTCTGCCAAACGGGGAGGTGGCAGACACAGCAAAGCTGTCCTCAGGAGCAAAGAGGTCGCAGGACTCCAGCCCAGAGAACGCAGACCTGCCCGAGACGCCCGCG GCAAACCCAGAGGAAGATGACCTGGTAACTGATGTAAATCaaaaactgaaggaagaaaTAGATGAGATGACAAGAATGGAGGAATTACATCCTTGTGTTCCTTCAGATGGTGCACAGCAGGCCGTGCCTGGCCAGGGTGAGGCGACTCCTAGTTACAGTTCTGTCCCTCCAGGGGCTGAAGAGAgttcccctgcagcagcagaaaagagcaGTCCCAGTTCAGTGGGACAGAGcccacaggctgtgcctgtcTCTGCTTCAAGCTACAGAGCACTCTGTGGGGTAGAGAAATGGGTGCGACGAGACATCAGCCTTCTCCCTGATGGTGATCAGCTGCCTCCACTTCTGCTTGCACTGGGTGAAAACGGGAAAG ATCTTCTGGTGGAGGAACATCCATTTCACCAAAAGGTCACCTTGCTGCTTGGGGAAGGAGGTCCTAATCCATTGACTTTTATTCTAAATGCAAACTTGCTTGTCAATGTGAAGCTCATAACAT atTCCTCAGAAAAGTGCTGGTGCTTCTCAACAAATGGACTGCATGGTTTGGGTCAGGCAGAAATTGTCATTCTGTTGCAGCGGTTGCCAGATGAAGATGTTTTCCCTAGtgaaatattcaaattatttcttgaCATCTATAAAGATGCAATGAAAG GAAGGTTCATAAGAAATATGGAAAACATTACTTTTACAGAAAACTTTCTCAGTAACAAAGAGCATGGTGGATTCCTGTTCGTTTCACCAACTTTTCAGAAATTTGATGATCAGATTCTACCAGATAACCCTTTTCTTTATGGCATTCTTATCCATAAGCTGGAAATACCCTGGGCAAAAGTGTTTCCAATCCGTTTGATGTTGAGACTGGGAGCAGAATATGGGG CCTATCCAGCTCCTGTGGTAAGCGTCAGGCACCGGAAGCCGCTCTTCGGAGACATTGGACGCACAATTATGAATCTGCTTGTT GACCTTAGAAATTACCAGTATACTTTGCATACCATAGACAACCTGTTTGTCCATGTGGAAATGGGTAGAAGCTGTATTAAAATACCTCTGAGGAAGCACAATGAG GTGATGAAGGTGATCAATTCCTCTAATGAACATGTAATTAGCATTGGAGCCAGTTTCAACACTGAGGCAGACTCTCACCTGGTGTGTGTGCAGAACAAGCAGGGCCTCTATCACACACAGGCCATCAGTGCCACGGGACAGCCCAGGAAAG TTACAGGTGCAAGCTTTGTGGTGTTTAATGGAGCCTTAAAAGCATCTTCAGGATTTTTAGCTAAATCCAGTATAGTTGAAG ATGGGCTAATGGTACAAATAACACGAGAAACCATGGAAGGCCTCCGTCAGGCACTGAGAGACAAGCAGGACTTCAGGATAACCTGTGGAGAGGTGGAGGCAGGGCACGTGAGGGAACACGTAGATATTTGCTGGGTAGAAAATGAAGAGGAAGCAAACAAAGG AATTGTGAGCCCAGTTGATGGAAATTCAATGGAAGGAACTCGGAGTGAAAAAGCACCACAATACAGAGACTTcgaaagagagggaaaagttATGAAGTGCACTGAA GTGTACCATTTTGCAGAGGGTCGTGGACCCTCCAGTGCTGTTCCCCACCAGTTTGCAAAAGAGATTGCCAttgcctgcagcactgctcttcaCCCTCACATCAAAGCCTTGAAAAATAACGGGATGAATAAGATAGGACTCAGAGTTTCCATTGACTCAGACATG